The DNA region GGCTTGCCGCGCAGCTCCGGCTCCATGTCGTCCGCCGTCTTGTAGAACCCGTCGATGGCGATCAGCTCGGCTTCCAGCTTGCGGCAAAAAATGCGCGCTGCGGCATTGCCCGTGGACCCCGCCATCGCCCGGCCGCGCAGGGGGCCGTAGACGTGGATGGAGCCGCCCGCGACGATCTCCGCGCCCGAGGCGACGGAACCGATGATGGTGACGTCGCCTTCCGGGAAGAAGATCGACTGGCCGGAACGCACGGGCCGCGAGACGACCAGCGACGGCGTCGTCGGGACCGGCACGGCGGCGACGGGTGCCGGGTCTGCCACCGGTCTGGCGGCTTGCGCCGGTGCCGCCGGCTCGCCTTCCGGGGCCTCGATATCGCCCGCCGGGCGTCCGTCGGTCATGGCCGGCGGCATGTCGGGGCCGAGCAGGGAGGAGCGCGCGCCCTCGATGCCCATGACGCGCACATTGCGCGCATTGAGCTGGTCGACCAGCTCGCGCAGCTCCGCGCGGTCGATATCCAGCCCTTCGACGTCCAGCACCACCGGCCGGCGAAGGAAGAAGCCGGCCGAACGGGCGGCGAGGTCGTCGAGCCGCCGCAGCCAGTCCGCGAAGGGCAGCTCCGGGGTCAGCGCAAGCGCAAGGAAGGACCGCCCCTTGAGGCGGATCGGCCGGGGTTGAGTTAACACGTCAGTCATCTTGGTTAATTTTCGGTAGCCCCGGTGTAGCGGTGAAATGGTTAACAAATGGTTAATTTGCAGGTCAGGCTGGCGCGAGGCATGCCTTGCCGACGCCGATATCGGCGATCCGGCGGCAGGAGGAAACGTAGAGGTAGACGCGCCTTATTTGCCGCGCCCGGGGCGGGTGGCGGAGGCGATTTTGGCGGGGGTGATGTGGGGTGATTCGGGCACGGGAATTGGGGGGCGTGTGGAGCACTGCCCCTCACCCTAGCCCTCTCCCCGCAAGCGGGGAGAGGGGACGTGCCCCACGCAACATTGGTGATTTGGGAAAACGGCGCGGCATATCCCTTCTCCCCGTTTACGGGGAGAAGGTGGCCGGCAGGCCGGATGAGGGGCCGTCCTGAAGAGAGTGTCGCGGCGGAACCCGCCGCGACATAGGATCAGCCGATGGCCATCAGGCTGGCATTGCCGCCGGCGGCGGCGGTGTTGATGGAGGTCGAAACCTCCTCCAGCAGCCAGTTGAGGCAATAGGCTTCCGGGTCGCTGGTCAGTTCCGCGGTGGTCGCCGCCTGCACCAGCACGAGCGGGCCGGGAAGGGCGGCGATCTTGCGGTTGACGCGCTGCACGTCTTCGGCCTCGCCCTCGACGAGCGCGCCGGCGAACGGGCTGTCCTTCGCCCAGTCCGCCGTCCACGACAGGCGGGCGGCGACGGAGGCGGGGAGGTCGGCGAGGACGGGCTTCAGCGCATCGACGCTGTCGATGACGATCTGGTTGCCCGTTGCGAGCGCCGCCGCGATCTGGCGCAGGAGGCCGTCTTCGGTCTTCGGCACGAGGAGGATGCGGCCGCGCGGATGCAGCGCATAGATGTTGCGTTCACCGACCGGGCCGGGCAGTTCCCGTTCCAGGCCGAGCGCGGAGCGGTTGGCGAAGCTGCGCGCCGTGCCGCCTTCCGCCGCCTTGCCCTTGTGGTCGAGCCAGGTGATGAAGTCGCGCAGCGCCGGGTCGGTATGCACCGAATCCTGCTGCGGCGGGACCGGGGCCTTCTGCACGAGGCGGCCGATATAGAGCGGGCCGCCGGCCTTGGGGCCTGTGCCGGAAAGGCCGCGTCCGCCGAAAGGCTGCACGCCGACGACCGCGCCGATGATATTGCGGTTGACGTAGATATTGCCGACCTTGATGCGGCTGACGACATGCGCGATCGTCTCGTCGAGGCGCGTGTGCAGGCCGAAGGTGAGGCCGTAGCCGGAGGCGTTGATGTCGTCGATCAGCCGGTCGAGATCGGCGCGGCGGAAGCGGATGACGTGCAGCACGGGCCCGAAGACCTCGCGCTTGAGGTCGGAGAGCGTCTTCAGCTCGATGATCGTCGGCGGAACGAAGGTGCCGTTCTCGGTGCCGGCCGGCAGCGGAAGCTGCTCGACCTTGTTGCCGAGTTCGCGCATGTGCTCGATATGCTTGACGATGCCGTCGCGGGCCTCAGCGGTGATGACCGGGCCGATATCGACATTGAGGCTGTCCGTGCGGCCGAGCGTCAGTTCTTTCAGCGCGCCCTTCAGCATGGTGAGCGTGCGGTCCGCGACGTCGTCCTGCAGGCAGAGCACGCGCAGCGCCGAGCAGCGCTGGCCGGCGCTGTCGAAGGCCGAGGCGATGACGTCGCCGACGACCTGTTCGGCAAGCGCCGAGGAATCGACGATCATGCCGTTCTGCCCGCCGGTTTCGGCGATCAGCGGGATCGGCTTGCCGGTTTGCGAAAGGCGCTCGGCAAGCTGGGCCTGGATGAGGCGGGCGACTTCCGTCGAGCCGGTGAACATGACGCCGGCCGTCTTCGACGCGCCGACAAGCGCCGCGCCGACGCGGCCTGCGCCCGGCACAAATTGCAGCGCGCCGGCCGGAACGCCGGCTTCGTGCAGGATCTTCACGCTCTCATGGGCGATGATCGGCGTTTCCTCGGCAGGCTTTGCCAGCACGGCATTGCCGGCGACGAGTGCGGCGGCGACCTGTCCGGTGAAGATGGCGAGCGGGAAGTTCCACGGGCTGATGCAGACGATCGGGCCGAGCGGCAGATGCGCCGGGCCGAGCGTGCGGCGCGCCTGTTCGGCATAGTAGCGCAGGAAGTCGACCGCCTCGCGCACTTCGCCGATGGCATTGGCCGCCGACTTGCCGGCTTCGCGCATGATGATGCCCATCAGCGGCTCGATGCGGGCTTCCATGAGGTCCGCCGCGCGGTCGAGGCAGGCGGCGCGCTCGGCAGGCGAGGTCGCGGCCCAGGCCGCGACGCTGTCGGCGGCCATGGCGACGATGCGCTCGGCATGCTCCGCCTTGATCTCGGTGACGCTGCCGACGGTATCGCGGTGGTCTGCGGGGTTCAGCACGTCGCTCGTCTCGCCGGCGGTGGAGCCATCCGCCAGAAGCGGTGCGGCGTGCCACTGTTTCGCGGCGGTGCCGGCGAGCTCACCGGCAAGCTCGGCAAGGGTCGTCTCGTTGGAGAGGTCGAGGCCCTTGGAGTTCTCGCGGTTCTTGCCGAAGAGGTCGCCCGGCAGGGCGATCTGGTCGTGCTGTGCGCCGACGACGGGCATGGCGGCGACGATATCGACCGGATCGGCGATCAGCGATTCCACCGAGACCTTGGGGTCGGAGATGCGGTTGACGAAGGAGGAGTTCGCGCCGTTCTCGAGAAGACGGCGGACGAGATAGGCCAGCAGCGTCTCATGCGTGCCGACGGGCGCGTAGATGCGGCAGGGCCGGTCCAGCTTCTCCTTGCCGACGACCTCGTCGTAGAGCGGCTCGCCCATGCCGTGCAGGCACTGGAATTCATACTTGCCGACGGAGAAATCCGGGCCGGCGAGCTGGTAGATCGTCGCAAGGCTCTGGGCGTTGTGCGTGGCGAATTGCGGGAAGACGGCATCCGGCGCGGCCAGCAGCTTGCGGGCGCAGGCGACATAGGCGACGTCGGTATAGATCTTGCGGGTATAGACCGGGAAGCCTTCGAGACCATCGAGCTGGGCGCGCTTGATCTCGGCGTCCCAATAGGCACCCTTGACGAGGCGCACCATGACGCGCCGGCCGGAGCGGCGGGCAAGGTCGATGATGAAGTCGAGCACGAAGGGGCAGCGCTTGCCATAGGCCTGCACCACGAAGCCGAGGCCGTTCCAGCCCTTGAGGTCCTCGTCGAAGCAGAGGCCTTCAAGCAGGTCGAGCGAGAGTTCCAGACGGTCGGCTTCCTCGGCGTCGATATTGAGGCCGATATCGTAGCTCTTGGCGATGGCGGCGAGCGCCTTCACCTTCGGCAGCAATTCGCCCATGACGCGCTCGGCCTGCGCGCGGACATAACGCGGATGCAGCGCCGAGAGCTTGATGGAGATGCCGGGGCCGTCATAGATGCCGCGCCCGTCCGAGGCCTTGCCGATGGCGTGGATGGCCTTCTCGTAGTCGCGGTAGTAGCGCTCGGCGTCGGCGGCCGTCGTCGCGGCTTCGCCCAGCATGTCGTAGGAATAGCGGAAGCCGCGCGCTTCGAGCGGCTTGGAGCGCTTCAGCGCCTCCTCGATGGTCTCGCCGGTGACGAACTGCTCGCCCATCATGCGCATCGCCATGTCGACGCCGCGGCGGATGACCGGCTCGCCGGCGCGCGCGATGAGGCGCGTCAGCGCGGCGGAAAGGCCGCGGTCGTTGACGGTGGAGGTGAGCTTGCCGGTGACGACGAGGCCCCAGGTCGCGGCGTTGACGAACATCGACTTGCCGCCGCCGATATGGGAGGTCCAGTCACCCTCGGCGATCTTGTCGCGGATCAGCGCGTCGCGCGTGTCGGTGTCCGGAATGCGCAGCAGCGCTTCGGCAAGGCACATCAGCGCCACGCCTTCCTGGCTCGACAGCGAATATTCCTGCACCAGACCCTCGACGCCGGTGCCCTTGTGCTTGGCGCGCAGCGCCTCGATCAGCGTGCGGGCGGTGCTGCGGATGTCGTAGCGCTCGGCTTCCGTGACGCGGGCGCTAGCGACGAGCGGCGGCAGGCATTCGGTTTCCGGGCGGCGATAGGCGGCGGTGATGGCCTGGCGCAGTTCACTCTGCGGGCGGATCGGCGGGGCGAAATTGGCGAAGGGGTTCTGCATGGAAAGACCTATGAGACGCGGGGTTCGGTAGGAAATCAGCGGATGAAGGCAATCGACGGCTCGTCCCAGTCGGGGACGTCATGGAACTCCGGCGCGTGGTGGAGCAGGATGCTCGGCTCACCGCGCGCGGACCGCTCCGCCTTGATGCTGCAGGCCGCAACCAGCGCCCTTATGCCGAGCGGCTTGTAGTGGCTGAGAAGGTCCGGCCGCATGCTATCATCGAAGCTCTTGTCGTGCACCATCATCCCCCTGTGCTTGACGCCGGATCGCCGCGCGCGCCGGCCGCATCGAAGACGGCCGGATCTTGCATGGTCGATCCGGGAAACTGGCGCGGACAATATCACGATGCTGAAAAACAAATGGACTTCAAATTGTCTTCGTTTAGGCTGATCGCATCTATTTTTTGAAGAATGGAGGGCGATTTGCCTGATATTTCCCATGTGGATGGGTCGTTGGACGCCTTCGACCGGAAAATCCTCGAGGAACTCACGGAAAACGGCCGCATCCCCGTCGCGGAGCTGGCGGAAAAGGTGGGCCTCTCCAAGACGCCCTGCCAGAACCGCTTCAAGCGGCTGATCGCGGAAGGCTTCATCCAGGGCTTCAAGGCGATCCTCAACCCGTCGAAGATGAACCTCGACCATATCGCCTTCGCCGAGGTGAAGCTGACCAACACCCACGAGGAGGCGCTGAACAGCTTCAACGCGGCGGTCAAGAAGATCAAGGAAGTGGAGGAGTGCCACATGATCGCCGGCCGCTTCGACTATCTTCTGAAGATCCGCACCCGCGACATCAAGAAATACCGCCTCGTGCTCGGCGAGCGCATCTCGAACCTGCCTTACGTCGCCAATACCTCGACCAATGTGGCGATGGAGACGGTGAAGGAGCGGGGGTGACGAGCCGTTCGGCACGGCCACCCCGGAACATCGGGTGACGGCGGGCGTTTGCCGATATCGACGCTGATATCGTCAAGGGAGGCCGCCATGCCGGCAAAATCGAAAGCGCAGCAGAAAGCTGCGGGAGCGGCGCTCGCCGCGAAACGCGGCGACATGAAGAAGAGCGCGCTCAAGGGCGCATCACGGAGCATGGAAAAATCCATGTCGGAAAAGGAACTGGAGGAATTGGCCTCGACCAGCCACAAGGGCAAGCCTGAGCACGTATCGAAATCGGGCTGACGCGGGCGCCGTCAATCCTTCGGGCCGCGCCGGACGGGTTCCGGCGGCAGTTTTGCCTCGATGGCCGCAAGGCCCGCTTCGAGCTGCCGGAGGCCGTCCGCCAGAAGCCGCGCCATCTCCTCCTCATAGGCCCGGGCAAGTGTGATCATCTCGCCGTAGATGCGCTTGCCCGCCGGCGTCAGTTCCAGATGCTCGATGCGGCGGTCGCTCATGTCCTCGCTGCGCTTCAGCCAGCGCTTTTCCTCCAGCGCGCGCACCGCGCGGGACACCTTCGTCTTGTGCATGCTGGAATTGGCGCCGATCTCCGTCGCCGTCATGCGGCCATAGGACCCGAGGGCGGCGAGCGCGCGCCATTCCGGCCGGGTCATCCGGTAGCGGCTGCGATATTGCGCGGCAAAACGCTGGCTCACCCGCTCGGCCGCTTGGTTGAGCCGGTAGGGCAGGAAAGTCTCGAGCTTGAAATCCATGGCAGGCCGCCTTGATGGTTACAAAATGGACAGTTACATCTGCAACCATCTGATAAAGAGCCTTGCAGAGGAGGGCAAGCCATGGCGGAGAGCACCAGCAGCCTGAAATACATGCCGGGCTTCGGCAACGATTTCGAGACGGAATCCCTGCCGGGCGCGCTGCCGCAGGGCCAGAACAGCCCGCAGAAGTGCAATTATGGCCTCTATGCCGAGCAGCTTTCCGGCTCGCCCTTCACTGCCCCGCGCGGCACCAACGAGCGCTCCTGGCTCTATCGCATCCGCCCGAGCGTGCGCCACACCCGCCGTTTCTCCAATGCCAGCTATCCGCACTGGAAGACCGCGCCCTGCCTCGACGACCACTCCCTGCCGCTCGGCCAGCTCCGCTGGAACCCGCTGCCCGCGCCGGAGGAAACGCAGAATTTTCTCGAAGGCCTCCGCACCATGACGACGGCCGGCGACGTGCTGACGCAGGTCGGCATGGCCGCACACGCCTATACGTTCGATGCCGACATGGTGGACGACTATTTCTTCAATGCCGACGGCGAACTGCTGGTCGTGCCGCAGCTCGGCGCGATCCGCGTCTTCACCGAAATGGGCATCATGGATGTCGAGCCGCTGGAAATCTGCCTCATCCCGCGCGGCATGATGTTCAAGGTCTCGCGTATCGGCGAGGGCGATGTCTGGCGCGGCTATGTCTGCGAGAACTACGGCGCGAAGTTCACCCTGCCGGATCGCGGCCCGATCGGCGCGAACTGCCTTGCCAATCCGCGTGACTTCAAGACCCCCGTCGCCGCCTATGAGGACAAGGAGACGCCCTGCCGCGTGCACGTCAAATGGTGCGGCAAGTTCTACGTCACCGAGATCGGCCATTCGCCGCTCGACGTCGTCGCCTGGCACGGCAACTACACGCCGTTCAAATACGACCTTCGCACCTATTCCCCGGTCGGCGCGATCCTCTTCGACCATCCCGATCCGTCGATCTTCACTGTGCTTACGGCCCCGACCGAGGAGGCCGGCACGGCGAATATCGACTTCGTCATCTTCCCGCCGCGCTGGATGGTGGCCGAGCACACCTTCCGCCCGCCGTGGTATCACCGCAACATCATGAGCGAGTTCATGGGCCTGATCCACGGCCAGTACGACGCCAAGGAGGAGGGCTTCGTGCCCGGCGGCATGAGCCTGCACAACATGATGCTGCCGCACGGCCCGGACGCGACGGGCTTCGAGAAGGCGTCCAACACCGAGCTGAAGCCCGTCAAGCTCGACCACACCATGGCCTTCATGTTCGAGACGCGCTTCCCGCAGCAACTCACCAGGTTCGCCGCCGAACTGGAGACGCTGCAGGACAACTATCTCGAATGCTGGGACGGTCTGGAACGCAAGTTCGACGGCACGCCGGGTATTAAGTGAACCTAACCACCCTGCCAGGCCTTCACGGCGTCCAGCGGCCAGACGAGCATCAGGATGTTCAGCGCCAGCCCGTCGCGGATGAGCCAGGTCGTGGTTGCCTCGAAGACGACGATGAGCGCGACGCTTGCCCAGACGGGCAGGCGCGAAGCGAGGAAGAAGCCGACGACCATCGCGAAAATATCCGCGCTGGAATTGATCACGCTGTCGCCGAAATAGTCGAGCGAGATCGTCGCTTCGCGGTAGCGGTTGATGATCATGTCGGTGTTTTCGAGGATTTCCCAGGCGCATTCCACGATGAGCGCCAGCGTCAGCCGCACATTGATGCCCGCCCTGGGGAGGATCAATGTGAAGAGGCCGTAGAACAGGATGCCGTGAATGATGTGGCTCGGCGTGTACCAGTCGGAAAGGTGCTGCGAGTTTTCCGAAGAAAACACCACGCCATGCCACAGTTTCACATATCCGCACTTGCAGATGAGCGGCTGACCCATCGTATAAAGGATGGCTGCCGTCGCGGCGATGAAGCCGGCGGTGATCAGCAGGGAATTTCGGACCGTGCGGTTCAAGCGGGATTTCCTTGGAGAGGCGATGCGGCGCGGATGCGGCGCATGCGGGTGGAGACAGGCGGCCGGAAGATGACACGATCCGCCGGCCGGAAACAAGATCGGGAGCGACACGCATGAAACTTGCGACACTGAAGGATTCCACCCGCGACGGCCGTCTGGTCGTCGTTTCGCGCGACCTGACGCGCTGCTCGGAAGTGGGCCATATCGCCCGCACCCTGCAGGCGGCGCTGGACGACTGGGCGCATGTCGCGCCACGGCTGGAACGGGTCGCCGAAGGGCTGGAAACCGGCTCGCAGCCGACAACCCGCTTCCACGAGCACGACGCAACCTCTCCGCTGCCGCGCGCCTACCAGTGGGCGGATGGCTCGGCCTATGTCAATCACGTCGAACTGGTGCGCAAGGCCCGCAATGCCGAGATGCCGGAGAGCTTCTGGACCGACCCGCTGATGTACCAGGGCGGCTCCGACAGCTTCCTCGGTCCGCGCGATCCGATCTTCGCTTCCGACGAGGCCTGGGGCGTGGACATGGAGGGCGAGATCGCCGTCGTCGTCGACGACGTGCCGATGGGCGCGAGCGTGGAAGAGGCGCGCGATGCGATCCGCCTCGTCATGCTCGTCAACGACGTCTCGCTGCGCGGTCTCATTCCGGGCGAGCTTGCCAAGGGGTTCGGTTTCTTCCAGTCGAAGCCGTCTTCCGCCTTCTCCCCCGTCGCCGTGACGCCGAATGAGCTGGGCGACGCCTGGGACGGCGGCAAGCTGCACCTGCCGCTCCTCGTCTCGCTCAACGGCAAGGCCTTCGGCAAGGCCAATGCCGGCGTCGACATGACCTTCGATTTCGGTCAGCTCGTCGCCCATGCGGCCAAGACTCGCCCGCTCGTCGCCGGCTCGATCATCGGCTCCGGCACGGTCTCCAACAAGCTCGACGGCGGTCCCGGCAAGCCGGTTTCCGAGGGCGGGGCGGGTTATTCCTGCATTGCCGAGGTCCGCACCATCGAGACGATCTCGACCGGTGCGCCGAAGACCCCCTTCATGAAGTTCGGCGACATCGTGCGCATCGAGATGAAGGACAAGTCCGGCCACTCCATCTTCGGCGCCATCGAGCAGACCGTGACGCGCTACGAAAAGGACTGACCCGATGAGCGAGGAGATCGTGCTCTACGACTACTGGCGCTCTTCCGCCAGCTATCGCGTGCGCATCGCGCTCGAAAGCCTCGGCCTCGCCTATAGGCGGGTCTCCGTGGACCTTCTGGCCGGTGAACAGCGCGCCCCGGAACACCGCGCCCGCAACCCGCAGGGCCTCGTCCCGGCGCTGGTGATCGACGGTCAGACGCTGACGCAATCCCTCGCCATCATCGAATATCTCTCGGAAACGCGCCCCGAGGCGCGTTTCCTCCCCGCCGATCCGCTCGGGCGGCAGCGCGTACGCACGCTCTCCTATGCCATCGCCATGGAAATCCACGCCGTCTGCAACACGGGCATCGTCGGCCACGTCATGGATATCACCGGTGGTGGAGACGAGGTTCGCAGCAACTGGATGAAGAAATTCATCGGCGAAGGCCTCGCCGCCGTCGAAGCCCTGCTCGACAACCCCGCCACCGGCACCTTCTGCCACGGCGACACCCCCACCATGGCCGACTTCTGCCTCGTCCCGCAGGTCTACAACGCCAACCGCTGGGGTGCCGACATATCCGGCCTGAAGCAGGTGCGCCGCATCGCCGAAACCTGCCTCGATTTACCGGCCTTCAAGGCGGCGCATCCGGAGGCGGCGAAGGGGGCTTGAGCTTTGAAAGGCGGATGAAGCGTGCTATATATACCCCTAGCAGTAAAGGGATATACCATGCCGCTCTATGTGAAGGATCAGGAAGTCGACAGGCTCGCCGACCGGCTTTCCGCTCTGCGCAAGGTCAGCAAGACCGAGGCGGTGCGGCAGGCTTTGGCGCATGAACTGGAGCGGGTTGAAAGCGAGCCGACGCTGGTGGAGAAGGCTGTCGCCATGACCCGAGCGCTGAACCAGAAGTATTCTCCGACTGGTCTCAAGGCCGATAAGGCCTTCATCGATAGCCTATACGAGGACTGATGTTTATCGATGCCTCGGCCATCGTCGCCATGATGGCGGATGAAAGCGATGCGACGATACTATCCGCGCGTTTGATGAGCGCTGGTACGAGGGTGACATCGCCGATGGCGCTTTGGGAAGCGTCTGTCGCTTACAGCAGGATTTTCGGACTTGAGCCGCAAGCGGCCTTGCGTGAGGTTCAGGCCTATATTCGTCCCTTCGATGTTACCGTCGCTGCGATCGAGCCGGCAATGACGGCGGCTGCCGTCGATGCCTATCAACGTTTCGGCAAGGGGCGTCATCCCGCGGGCCTCAATTTCGGCGATTGCTTCGCCTATGCCTGCGCCCGGCATTTCAACATGCCGCTGCTCTACAAAGGCGATGACTTCGCCAAAACGGATATCGAAGCCGCATAGAAACCGCCCCGCCGAAGCGGGGCGATTCGGGATCGTCAGGCGACATCCCCCATGCAGACGTATTTCAGCTCCAGATAATCATCCGCGCCGTGGGCCGAGCCCTCGCGGCCGAGGCCGGACTGCTTGATGCCGCCGAAGGGGGCGGCTTCGGAGGAGATGAGGCCGGTATTGACGCCGACCATGCCGTATTCCAACGCTTCCGCCACCTTCCAGACCTTCTTGAGGTCGCCGGCGAAGAAGTAGGCGGCAAGGCCGAATTCGGTGTCGTTGGCCTGCTCGATCACATCCTCGACCGTGTCGAAGCGGAAGAGCGGGGCGACGGGGCCGAAGGTCTCTTCCTTCGCCACCGTCATGCCGCGGGCGACGCCCTTCAGCACGGTCGGCTCGAAGAAAGTGCCCTTGCCCGTGACGCGCTTGCCGCCGGCAATGACCGTCGCGCCCTTGGAAACGGCGTCGGCGATGTGCGCCTCGACCTTGTCGATGGCGGTTTCCTCGATCAGCGGGCCGATGGTCGTGCCCTTGTCGAAGCCGTCGCCAACCGAAAGCTCGGCGACCTTCTTCGCCAGCTTCTCCGCAAAGGCGTCATAGACATTCGACTGCACGTAGAGCCGGTTGGCGCACACGCAGGTCTGGCCGGCATTGCGGTACTTCGAGGCCATCGCGCCTTCGACGGCGGCGTCGAGATTGGCATCGTCGAAGACGATGAAAGGCGCGTTGCCGCCAAGTTCCAGGCTGACCTTCTTGATCTGGTCGGAGCATTGACGCATCAGGATGCGGCCGACTTCCGTGGAGCCGGTGAAGGAGATTTTGCGCACCTTCGGATTGAAGCACAGCTCCTTGCCGATGGCGGGGCCATCGGTGCCGAGGATGATGTTGAAGGCGCCGGCCGGAATGCCGGCCTTTTCCGCCAGAACGGCAAGGGCGATGGCCGAAAGCGGCGTCTGCTCGGCCGGCTTGGAGACCACCGTGCAGCCGACGGCAAGCGCCGGGGCGGCCTTGCGCGCAATCATTGCGGCCGGGAAGTTCCAGGGCGTGATCGTACCGACGACGCCGACCGGCTGCTTGATGACGAGCATGCGCTTGTCGGCGGAGGGAGCCGGGATCGTCTCGCCGTTGATGCGCTTGGCCTCTTCCGCGTACCATTCGATATAGGAGGCGGCATAGAGGATTTCGCCCTTGGCTTCGGCCAGCGGCTTGCCCATTTCGGCGGTGAGGATGGCGGCGAGTTCATCGGCATTGGCGATGATCAGGTCGAACCACTTGCGCAGCAGCACGGAGCGGTCCTTGGCCGGACGGGCGGCCCAGAGCGGCTGGACCGCATAGGCAGCGTCGATGGCGGCGGCCGTCTCGCTCGCGCCCATTTCCGGCAGCGTCGCCAGCTTCTCGCCGGTCGCCGGGTTTAGGACGTCGAAGGTCGCAGCGCCGTTGCCGCCGATCCAGTTGCCGTTGACATA from Shinella zoogloeoides includes:
- a CDS encoding type II toxin-antitoxin system VapB family antitoxin — protein: MPLYVKDQEVDRLADRLSALRKVSKTEAVRQALAHELERVESEPTLVEKAVAMTRALNQKYSPTGLKADKAFIDSLYED
- a CDS encoding type II toxin-antitoxin system VapC family toxin; this encodes MFIDASAIVAMMADESDATILSARLMSAGTRVTSPMALWEASVAYSRIFGLEPQAALREVQAYIRPFDVTVAAIEPAMTAAAVDAYQRFGKGRHPAGLNFGDCFAYACARHFNMPLLYKGDDFAKTDIEAA
- a CDS encoding NAD-dependent succinate-semialdehyde dehydrogenase → MAFHDALTKHLKSTDLLRDAGYVNGNWIGGNGAATFDVLNPATGEKLATLPEMGASETAAAIDAAYAVQPLWAARPAKDRSVLLRKWFDLIIANADELAAILTAEMGKPLAEAKGEILYAASYIEWYAEEAKRINGETIPAPSADKRMLVIKQPVGVVGTITPWNFPAAMIARKAAPALAVGCTVVSKPAEQTPLSAIALAVLAEKAGIPAGAFNIILGTDGPAIGKELCFNPKVRKISFTGSTEVGRILMRQCSDQIKKVSLELGGNAPFIVFDDANLDAAVEGAMASKYRNAGQTCVCANRLYVQSNVYDAFAEKLAKKVAELSVGDGFDKGTTIGPLIEETAIDKVEAHIADAVSKGATVIAGGKRVTGKGTFFEPTVLKGVARGMTVAKEETFGPVAPLFRFDTVEDVIEQANDTEFGLAAYFFAGDLKKVWKVAEALEYGMVGVNTGLISSEAAPFGGIKQSGLGREGSAHGADDYLELKYVCMGDVA